The proteins below are encoded in one region of Sulfolobus sp. A20:
- the rpl4p gene encoding 50S ribosomal protein L4: MYVELVQKNSAVLDLEGKKVKDIELPLIFSYPVRSDLIRRAYLSSFTKSLQPKGRDPMAGKRTTAESFGINLGLARVPRVKNSGEAALAPNTVGGRLTFPPSPFEKITEEINKKEMKLAIVSAISATSEPLFVRKRGHIFNESLMLPIIVVDDIVNMKSTSEVEELFNKIGILGDIQRVKERIKIRSGKGKMRGRKYKKPIGPLIVIHAYKAPIIKAARNLAGVDVANAKNLSVIHLAPGAHPGRLTIYTESSLQILQNRLGGRLVI; this comes from the coding sequence ATGTACGTGGAACTAGTTCAAAAGAATTCAGCTGTTTTAGATCTAGAAGGAAAAAAAGTAAAAGATATAGAATTACCATTGATTTTTTCATATCCCGTCAGAAGCGACTTGATAAGACGCGCATACTTATCCTCATTTACGAAATCTTTGCAACCAAAGGGAAGAGATCCAATGGCTGGAAAGAGGACTACTGCTGAAAGTTTTGGTATAAATTTAGGATTAGCTAGAGTTCCTAGAGTTAAAAACTCTGGAGAAGCCGCGTTGGCACCAAATACGGTTGGTGGTAGATTAACCTTCCCACCTTCTCCGTTTGAGAAGATTACTGAGGAGATTAATAAAAAGGAAATGAAACTAGCCATAGTGAGTGCAATAAGTGCCACATCAGAACCTTTATTTGTGAGGAAAAGAGGTCACATATTTAATGAATCATTAATGCTGCCTATAATAGTAGTTGATGATATAGTTAATATGAAATCTACAAGCGAAGTTGAAGAGCTATTTAATAAGATAGGAATTTTAGGAGATATACAGAGAGTGAAGGAGAGAATAAAAATAAGATCAGGGAAAGGAAAAATGAGAGGCAGAAAATACAAGAAACCAATTGGTCCATTAATTGTGATTCATGCTTATAAGGCTCCTATCATTAAGGCCGCTAGAAATTTAGCTGGGGTTGATGTTGCAAATGCTAAAAATTTAAGCGTTATCCACTTAGCTCCGGGTGCTCATCCAGGTAGGCTTACAATTTATACTGAGTCTAGTTTACAGATTCTCCAGAATAGATTAGGTGGAAGATTGGTGATTTAA
- a CDS encoding 50S ribosomal protein L23, producing MIKMALSTEKALKLIESYNTLVFIVDRNDTKRDVKKYVEKMFSVKVVKVNVVTTPQGEKKAYVRLSSEYKASDIAHRLGIL from the coding sequence ATGATTAAGATGGCTCTTTCAACTGAGAAGGCATTAAAATTAATAGAGTCATATAATACGCTAGTATTTATTGTAGATAGAAATGATACTAAAAGAGATGTGAAGAAATATGTGGAGAAGATGTTTAGTGTCAAGGTGGTAAAGGTGAATGTAGTAACAACACCTCAAGGTGAGAAAAAGGCATACGTAAGGTTATCTTCTGAGTATAAGGCGAGTGATATAGCACATAGGTTAGGGATATTGTGA
- a CDS encoding 50S ribosomal protein L2 — translation MGKRLLQQRAGKNSPNFRSPSWLRLGKVRYPNITGHFVGKIIDILHNPGMNEPIALIKLENGIKFYAPAVQGYVIGQKIEFGKGSQVVTGNIIEIGDANEGTIVCNIEENFGDGGKYARSAGSYGVVIGKSGDKVLVRLPSGKIKAVSNKARAMVGVIAGGGITEKPLLKAGANYHKYKVKAKKWPIVRGVAMNAVDHPHGGGLHQSVSRSSTVSRNAPPGRKVGHIAARRTGRKEGK, via the coding sequence ATGGGTAAAAGACTATTACAACAAAGAGCAGGTAAAAATTCACCAAACTTTAGGAGCCCTAGTTGGTTAAGATTAGGTAAGGTCAGGTATCCGAATATAACGGGGCACTTTGTTGGAAAGATAATCGATATTCTTCATAACCCAGGTATGAATGAGCCAATAGCCTTAATAAAATTGGAAAATGGAATAAAATTCTATGCTCCAGCTGTTCAAGGCTATGTAATTGGGCAAAAAATAGAGTTCGGTAAAGGTTCTCAAGTAGTTACTGGAAATATTATTGAGATAGGGGATGCTAATGAAGGTACAATTGTATGTAACATAGAAGAGAACTTTGGTGATGGTGGAAAATATGCTAGAAGTGCTGGATCTTATGGAGTTGTGATTGGAAAAAGTGGAGATAAGGTTCTGGTAAGATTACCGTCTGGAAAAATAAAAGCGGTCTCTAATAAGGCAAGGGCTATGGTTGGAGTAATTGCTGGTGGAGGAATTACAGAAAAACCATTACTTAAGGCTGGGGCTAATTACCATAAATACAAGGTTAAAGCTAAAAAGTGGCCGATTGTTAGAGGAGTAGCTATGAATGCTGTAGATCACCCTCATGGTGGTGGTTTGCATCAGAGTGTGAGTAGGTCATCTACTGTATCAAGAAATGCGCCACCTGGAAGAAAAGTCGGACATATAGCTGCAAGGAGAACAGGGAGGAAGGAAGGAAAGTGA
- a CDS encoding 30S ribosomal protein S19 has protein sequence MSVELPPEWKNYRYRGKSINELVTMPMDEFIKLLPARQRRSLKRGFTDAQRRLLEKIRRHRREGKVNKTIKTHVRDLVILPEFIGLKLAVYNGKEFVEFTVTPEMIGHYLGEYSITTKKVEHGEPGLKATRSSLFLAMKG, from the coding sequence ATGTCAGTAGAATTACCACCTGAATGGAAAAACTATAGATATAGGGGAAAAAGTATAAACGAGCTAGTTACTATGCCAATGGATGAGTTTATAAAGTTATTACCAGCTAGGCAGAGAAGGTCTTTGAAGAGAGGTTTTACTGACGCTCAGAGGCGTTTATTAGAAAAAATAAGAAGACATAGGAGGGAAGGAAAGGTTAACAAGACTATAAAGACTCATGTGAGAGATTTAGTGATATTACCGGAGTTTATAGGACTTAAGTTAGCTGTATATAATGGCAAGGAGTTTGTAGAGTTTACTGTAACTCCAGAGATGATAGGACATTACCTAGGTGAATATTCGATAACTACGAAGAAGGTTGAGCATGGCGAACCAGGTTTAAAGGCTACAAGATCAAGCTTATTCCTAGCCATGAAGGGTTGA
- a CDS encoding 50S ribosomal protein L22 — protein MGNWVYPQLNVDELKISKAVLRDVQVSIKDLYNVCRVIRGMNLNEAKDFLNRVLEEKEAVPYWRYNTGASHKSKLSRKWKIKAGRYPKKAIKYVLKLLENAEANASNKGLDSSKLIIRHLAAHKGVTLKRYMPRAFGRATPKYKRTSNIEVILEEVE, from the coding sequence ATGGGTAACTGGGTTTATCCTCAATTAAATGTGGATGAGTTAAAGATATCTAAAGCCGTTCTACGAGATGTTCAAGTATCTATAAAGGATTTATACAATGTTTGTAGGGTTATTAGGGGGATGAATCTAAATGAAGCTAAAGATTTTTTAAACAGAGTGTTAGAAGAGAAAGAAGCTGTTCCCTATTGGAGATATAATACGGGTGCTTCACATAAGTCAAAATTATCACGCAAATGGAAAATAAAAGCTGGTAGGTACCCAAAGAAGGCAATAAAATATGTCTTAAAGTTATTAGAGAATGCTGAGGCTAATGCTTCTAACAAGGGATTAGATAGCAGTAAATTAATAATTAGACATTTAGCTGCCCATAAGGGAGTTACTTTAAAGAGATATATGCCTAGGGCATTTGGAAGGGCTACTCCTAAATACAAGAGAACCTCAAATATTGAAGTTATATTAGAGGAGGTGGAGTAG
- a CDS encoding 30S ribosomal protein S3 produces MPNIKRYFLEKSMVKVMIDEYLAKQYYNAEYAGVEVLKTPIGTRVIIYAGRPPMIIGRGGRNIKQLAQILEKVFGLENPQITITNVENPELNARVMAFRLAVALEKGYHFRRAAFITIRRIMNAGALGSEVIVSGKLTSERARYEKLKEGIVFKSGQQLEKMVDRAIAIAMLKPGIYGVEVLITKPRKIEDKITLRETPAVPQEVSVTNVSFISESGEEKKEGEQ; encoded by the coding sequence ATGCCAAATATAAAGAGATATTTTCTAGAGAAATCAATGGTAAAAGTTATGATTGATGAGTATTTAGCTAAACAGTATTATAATGCAGAATATGCTGGGGTAGAAGTTCTGAAAACGCCAATAGGAACCAGAGTTATAATATATGCTGGAAGACCTCCGATGATTATTGGGAGGGGAGGAAGAAATATTAAGCAGCTAGCTCAGATTCTTGAGAAAGTTTTCGGTCTCGAAAATCCTCAGATAACAATAACTAATGTTGAAAATCCAGAGCTTAATGCCAGAGTTATGGCATTTAGACTAGCAGTTGCATTAGAGAAGGGTTATCATTTCAGAAGGGCAGCATTTATAACTATACGAAGAATAATGAATGCTGGGGCTTTAGGATCTGAAGTCATAGTTAGTGGAAAGTTAACTTCGGAAAGAGCTAGATACGAGAAGTTAAAGGAAGGAATTGTATTTAAGAGTGGGCAACAACTTGAGAAAATGGTCGATAGAGCTATAGCAATAGCTATGCTAAAGCCAGGTATTTATGGAGTAGAGGTCTTAATAACAAAACCAAGGAAAATTGAAGATAAGATTACATTAAGAGAAACTCCAGCTGTGCCTCAAGAGGTATCTGTTACTAATGTGTCATTTATTAGTGAGTCAGGTGAGGAAAAGAAGGAAGGTGAACAATAA
- the rpmC gene encoding 50S ribosomal protein L29, whose translation MPLSSDELRKMQREELAKKLEELRIELIKLRAQARMGTLKNTSSIRNTRKDIARILTVLSEISRSSSQQPKSEKASS comes from the coding sequence ATGCCCTTATCTTCAGATGAATTAAGAAAGATGCAAAGAGAGGAGCTTGCTAAAAAGCTTGAGGAATTACGAATAGAATTAATTAAACTGAGGGCTCAAGCAAGGATGGGAACTTTAAAGAATACTTCAAGTATAAGGAATACTAGAAAGGATATTGCGAGAATATTGACTGTACTTTCTGAGATTAGTAGAAGTTCGTCTCAACAACCTAAATCTGAAAAAGCTAGCTCTTAG
- a CDS encoding ribonuclease P protein subunit, which yields MMIDYIGSRIRILYYTDPGLALKKGEIVFETERTFLVKLAISNRVITIFKSNGVFEITFKGKRFIIGGHKLVSKPWKRVR from the coding sequence ATTATGATAGATTATATTGGTTCTAGAATAAGGATTTTATATTATACTGATCCTGGTTTAGCTCTAAAAAAAGGGGAAATAGTTTTTGAAACTGAGAGGACATTTCTAGTTAAGTTAGCTATTAGTAACAGAGTGATAACAATTTTTAAGTCGAATGGAGTATTTGAGATAACTTTTAAAGGTAAGCGTTTTATAATAGGTGGTCACAAGTTAGTTAGCAAACCATGGAAGAGAGTTAGGTGA
- a CDS encoding 30S ribosomal protein S17: MGSKGKLIKDVGVPNVKVPDKTCTDDNCPYHGTLRVRGAIMEGVLVKSRAQKSGVVERQYLYYDSKYKRYERRRSRIHVHIPPCVEVKEGDKVIIGESRPISKSISFVVLGKVS; this comes from the coding sequence ATGGGATCAAAAGGAAAGTTGATAAAAGATGTCGGTGTTCCAAATGTGAAAGTACCTGATAAGACTTGTACTGATGATAATTGTCCTTATCACGGTACATTAAGAGTAAGAGGTGCGATAATGGAGGGAGTATTAGTTAAGAGTAGAGCCCAAAAATCTGGTGTAGTTGAGAGGCAGTATTTATATTATGATTCTAAATATAAGAGGTATGAAAGAAGAAGAAGTAGAATTCACGTTCACATTCCACCTTGCGTTGAAGTAAAAGAGGGAGATAAAGTTATAATTGGTGAATCAAGACCTATCTCTAAATCGATTAGTTTTGTAGTACTAGGTAAGGTGAGTTAA
- a CDS encoding 50S ribosomal protein L14: MPEKIQFLGARKGLTPAIQHYSILNVADNSGAKEVMVIGIYGYRGVLRRVPFANIADMIMVSVKKGTPEVRKQKFRAVIVRQRMPYRRPDGTWISFEDNAAVIINPDGTPKGTEVRGPIAREAAERWPKIASIATLVI; this comes from the coding sequence GTGCCAGAAAAAATTCAGTTTTTAGGAGCTAGAAAAGGTTTAACTCCAGCTATTCAACACTATAGTATTTTGAATGTGGCGGATAATAGTGGAGCTAAAGAGGTTATGGTAATAGGAATCTATGGATATAGAGGTGTCTTAAGAAGAGTTCCATTTGCAAACATTGCCGATATGATTATGGTGTCGGTTAAAAAAGGAACACCAGAAGTAAGAAAACAGAAGTTTAGAGCCGTAATAGTTAGGCAACGTATGCCTTATAGGAGGCCAGACGGAACATGGATCTCCTTTGAAGATAATGCAGCGGTAATAATAAATCCTGATGGAACTCCAAAGGGAACTGAGGTTAGAGGTCCTATTGCTAGAGAAGCAGCAGAGAGATGGCCTAAAATAGCTAGTATAGCTACATTAGTGATTTGA
- the rplX gene encoding 50S ribosomal protein L24: MFTSSLKPSKQRKSIYTLPLHGRKKLLVSMVSEDIRNQYGIRRISVRKGDTVRILRGSESGKEGKVVEVNSKTGKVAIEGITRKKADGTPVYKWIHASKLMIIKLDLSDPRRREKIEKISEIRKKQLEKGVEK, translated from the coding sequence ATGTTTACGTCTTCTCTTAAGCCTTCTAAACAAAGAAAATCAATCTACACTCTACCTTTGCACGGGAGAAAAAAACTACTTGTTTCAATGGTCTCAGAAGATATTAGAAATCAGTATGGTATAAGGAGGATTAGTGTTAGGAAAGGCGATACAGTAAGAATTCTCAGAGGGTCGGAGAGTGGGAAAGAAGGCAAAGTGGTAGAGGTTAATTCTAAAACCGGTAAAGTCGCTATTGAGGGGATCACAAGGAAAAAGGCTGATGGTACTCCCGTTTATAAATGGATTCATGCTTCTAAATTGATGATTATAAAGTTAGATTTAAGTGATCCGAGACGAAGAGAGAAAATCGAAAAAATTTCTGAGATACGCAAGAAACAATTGGAAAAGGGGGTTGAGAAGTAA
- a CDS encoding 30S ribosomal protein S4e, with amino-acid sequence MTHITRFEAPWFLPLSKKEYKWTVRPIAGPHSVTTSVPLAIILRDYLNLAESLKEAKFIISSGKVLVDGRVRKHYKYPIGIMDVISVPSSDLYFRVVPDNIRFLKLIKITKDEANYKYVRVMNKTTVRGGIIQLNLDDGRNILLSSEEAKKIGTLSTLKIEIPTQKIVNIFTINENSYVVAIGGKNIGLHGIIQKISWSKYKTRRYTIVTVKGKDDKTFQTNLLNIMSIGNENPDMRIE; translated from the coding sequence ATGACGCATATTACAAGATTTGAGGCACCTTGGTTTTTACCTTTAAGTAAGAAAGAATATAAGTGGACTGTTAGACCTATCGCCGGTCCGCATTCAGTTACTACTAGTGTTCCCTTAGCTATAATACTTAGGGATTATCTTAATTTAGCAGAGTCACTAAAAGAAGCTAAGTTTATTATTTCAAGTGGTAAAGTGCTAGTTGATGGCAGGGTAAGGAAGCATTATAAATATCCCATCGGGATTATGGACGTAATCTCTGTTCCATCTTCAGATTTATACTTTAGGGTAGTCCCTGACAATATTAGATTCTTAAAATTGATTAAGATAACTAAGGATGAGGCTAATTATAAATACGTTAGAGTGATGAATAAGACAACTGTTAGAGGAGGTATTATTCAATTAAATTTAGATGATGGCAGAAATATTCTGCTATCTTCTGAAGAAGCTAAGAAAATTGGAACGTTGTCAACGCTTAAGATAGAAATACCTACTCAGAAAATAGTGAATATATTTACTATCAACGAAAATTCATATGTAGTAGCTATAGGTGGAAAGAACATTGGTCTTCATGGTATAATACAGAAAATAAGCTGGAGTAAATATAAGACTAGGAGATATACTATTGTAACTGTTAAAGGTAAGGATGATAAAACTTTTCAAACCAACTTATTAAATATCATGAGTATTGGAAATGAAAATCCTGATATGAGGATTGAGTAA
- a CDS encoding 50S ribosomal protein L5: MSEQAVTQNIMRKIKLVKVTVNIGVGESGDRLQKAYQLLQELTNAKPVYTNAKKTIREFGTRKGQPIGVKVTLRRDKAYEFLKKVLEAVGYRIKKSSFDDNGNVSFGIAEHVIIPGARYDPEVGIFGMDIAITLERAGYRIARRRRKKTRVPKRHRVTKEEAIEFLKQNFGIQVIEG; the protein is encoded by the coding sequence ATGAGTGAACAAGCAGTTACCCAGAACATTATGAGGAAAATAAAGTTAGTAAAAGTAACTGTGAATATAGGAGTAGGTGAATCTGGAGATAGATTACAGAAGGCATATCAATTACTTCAAGAATTAACTAATGCAAAGCCAGTATATACTAATGCTAAGAAGACGATAAGGGAGTTTGGAACAAGAAAAGGTCAACCAATAGGTGTGAAGGTGACACTAAGAAGGGATAAGGCTTATGAATTTTTGAAAAAAGTATTAGAGGCAGTAGGTTATAGGATAAAGAAAAGCAGTTTTGACGATAATGGAAACGTAAGTTTCGGAATTGCAGAACATGTCATAATCCCTGGGGCTCGTTATGACCCTGAAGTAGGCATTTTTGGTATGGATATAGCAATAACTTTAGAGAGAGCTGGATATAGAATTGCAAGAAGAAGGAGAAAGAAGACTAGAGTGCCAAAAAGACATAGAGTAACTAAGGAAGAGGCTATAGAGTTCTTGAAGCAGAATTTTGGGATTCAAGTTATAGAAGGGTGA
- a CDS encoding 30S ribosomal protein S14: MGKFKPPAERRYGKGIQACRRCGSRDSVIQKYGIYLCRQCFREVAYELGFNKYW, translated from the coding sequence ATGGGTAAATTTAAACCTCCGGCAGAAAGAAGATATGGAAAGGGAATTCAAGCTTGTAGAAGATGTGGGAGTAGAGATTCTGTGATACAAAAGTATGGAATATATTTGTGTAGACAATGTTTTAGAGAAGTGGCTTATGAGTTAGGATTTAATAAGTATTGGTGA
- a CDS encoding 30S ribosomal protein S8, translated as MVVINPLSNALTTIYNNEMRRNKQAIIMPASKLIINVLRVMQKEGYVGEFEFIDDGRWGKITVQLLGRINKCGPITPRYPLTYRQMINLPDYIRRYLPSKEIGIIIVSTSKGVMSHKDASRIRTGGIALGYVY; from the coding sequence ATGGTAGTAATAAATCCTTTATCAAACGCTCTCACAACTATATATAATAATGAGATGAGAAGAAACAAGCAAGCAATAATAATGCCTGCATCCAAGCTAATAATAAACGTGTTAAGAGTTATGCAAAAAGAAGGATATGTAGGTGAGTTTGAGTTCATTGATGATGGAAGATGGGGTAAAATAACAGTTCAGTTGCTTGGAAGAATTAATAAATGTGGACCCATTACGCCGAGATATCCATTAACATATAGGCAAATGATCAATTTACCAGACTATATTAGGCGATACCTACCATCCAAGGAAATTGGCATAATAATAGTTTCTACTTCTAAAGGTGTTATGTCCCATAAAGACGCTTCTAGGATAAGAACAGGTGGAATTGCTTTAGGTTACGTTTATTAG
- a CDS encoding 50S ribosomal protein L6 — protein MQTVVLKEEIDVPNNVNVKIDGSKVTIKGPKGEVSRDFSYVKGIEIKLGDKKIILETTFADRRKKALFYTLLRHLQNMITGVTKGYRYYLKIIYTHFPTTVKVVGDEVQITNLIGEKVVRKAKISKGVKVTIKGEDIVVEGSDIEAVAQTASNIELASKIRGFDRRVFSDGIFLYKKEVIE, from the coding sequence ATGCAAACAGTTGTTTTGAAGGAGGAAATTGATGTTCCAAATAACGTTAATGTAAAGATCGATGGATCAAAAGTTACTATTAAGGGTCCAAAGGGAGAAGTTAGTAGAGACTTTAGTTACGTTAAAGGAATTGAGATTAAATTGGGTGATAAAAAAATTATCTTAGAGACTACTTTTGCTGATAGACGTAAAAAGGCATTATTCTACACATTACTAAGGCACTTACAAAATATGATTACTGGAGTGACTAAAGGCTATAGATATTATTTGAAAATAATATACACCCATTTCCCTACTACAGTAAAGGTTGTAGGAGATGAGGTTCAAATTACTAACTTAATTGGCGAGAAAGTTGTTAGAAAAGCTAAGATTAGTAAAGGAGTGAAGGTTACTATTAAAGGAGAAGATATAGTAGTTGAGGGTTCTGATATTGAGGCTGTTGCACAAACTGCATCAAATATTGAATTAGCTTCAAAGATAAGAGGTTTCGACAGACGTGTTTTCTCTGATGGAATATTTTTATATAAAAAAGAGGTGATAGAATGA
- a CDS encoding 50S ribosomal protein L32e encodes MSGQLKTKQYRELRQRLKERKPEFLRYDADKFFKLGRQEKWRRPYGRDNKTRLKIRGFPPKVSVGYRLPKDIRYLHPTGLKKVIVNNVDELIKLKDQKDNVIVIIGGTVGFKKRLDIINKAKELGIKVSNEGVM; translated from the coding sequence ATGAGCGGTCAATTAAAAACTAAACAATATCGTGAGTTAAGGCAAAGATTAAAAGAAAGGAAACCAGAGTTTCTAAGATATGACGCGGATAAATTCTTCAAGCTAGGTAGACAAGAGAAATGGAGAAGGCCTTATGGTAGAGATAATAAGACTCGTTTAAAGATAAGAGGATTTCCACCAAAGGTCAGTGTAGGTTACAGATTACCTAAGGACATAAGGTACTTACATCCAACAGGTTTGAAGAAAGTGATAGTTAATAACGTTGATGAGCTAATTAAGCTTAAAGATCAGAAGGATAATGTAATAGTGATTATTGGAGGCACGGTTGGATTTAAAAAGAGGTTGGATATTATAAATAAGGCTAAGGAATTGGGAATTAAGGTTTCAAACGAGGGTGTTATGTAA
- a CDS encoding 50S ribosomal protein L19e encodes MSDLSFQKRLAAELTGVGISKVRIAEGFESEVQDALTRSDVKKLIKEGKIIILSKTGISSGRAKEKRRNRRIKSEGKKEGSRKGRKGARARRKQLWVNRIRKIRQYLRWLRDHEVIDSHTYRELYLRAKGGSFKGVSDVRSTLIQMGKMRE; translated from the coding sequence ATGAGCGATTTATCTTTTCAGAAGAGACTCGCTGCAGAACTGACCGGAGTGGGAATTAGTAAAGTAAGAATAGCTGAAGGTTTTGAAAGTGAAGTCCAAGATGCGCTAACTAGAAGTGACGTTAAGAAATTGATAAAAGAGGGTAAAATAATAATTCTAAGCAAAACAGGTATTAGCAGTGGAAGAGCAAAGGAGAAAAGAAGGAATAGGAGAATTAAAAGTGAAGGTAAAAAAGAAGGTAGCAGAAAGGGCAGAAAGGGTGCTAGAGCTAGAAGGAAACAGTTATGGGTAAATAGGATAAGGAAAATTAGGCAGTATCTAAGATGGCTGAGGGATCATGAGGTTATTGATTCGCATACTTATCGTGAGTTATATTTAAGAGCAAAGGGTGGCTCTTTTAAAGGCGTTTCAGACGTGAGGAGCACATTAATCCAAATGGGTAAAATGAGGGAGTGA
- a CDS encoding 50S ribosomal protein L18, with the protein MAHGPNYKVKFRRRREGKTNYYKRYSYVVSNKLRLVVRITNKYIVAHISKVDPKGDITIAYAHSIELVKKFGWKGDTNNTSVAYLTGYLLGIRALKSGVQEAVADIGLHVPARGSRIFYVIKGAIDAGLKVPLGDVGILDDRIKGIHVAKYAEKLKVENPDKFNRLFSKYLARGLDPVSLPSHFEETLNKIKTMGG; encoded by the coding sequence ATGGCTCATGGTCCTAATTATAAGGTAAAATTTAGGAGGAGAAGGGAAGGTAAAACTAATTATTATAAAAGGTATAGTTATGTAGTAAGTAACAAGTTAAGGCTAGTTGTTAGAATAACCAATAAGTATATTGTTGCACACATAAGTAAAGTTGATCCTAAGGGTGATATAACAATAGCGTATGCACATTCTATTGAGCTAGTTAAAAAGTTTGGATGGAAGGGTGATACTAACAACACATCAGTTGCTTATCTCACTGGTTACCTGCTTGGAATAAGAGCTTTGAAGAGTGGTGTTCAAGAGGCTGTAGCAGATATTGGACTTCATGTACCAGCTAGGGGCTCTAGAATATTCTATGTAATAAAAGGTGCTATTGATGCTGGATTAAAAGTGCCTTTAGGGGATGTAGGTATTTTAGATGATCGAATAAAGGGTATTCATGTTGCAAAGTATGCGGAAAAGCTAAAGGTGGAGAATCCAGATAAGTTCAATAGATTGTTTTCTAAATACTTAGCGAGGGGGTTAGATCCAGTAAGTCTTCCCTCTCATTTCGAGGAAACTTTAAATAAAATAAAGACAATGGGTGGTTAA
- a CDS encoding 30S ribosomal protein S5, which yields MAEEVPTINIEEWKPRTLVGKMIKEGKITSIKELYDRNLPITEPEIVDVLLPKLKYEVVDIAVVQKQTDAGEISRYKVLVIMGNMDGYVSIGTGKAKQLRVAIQKAIRDAKMNIIPVRRGCGSWQCTCGEPHSLPFKVVGKDGSVRIELLPAPKGTGLVVGSKLKILLTYAGIKDAWSITKGETRTTENFIRAGYNALYNTYSFVTMQDWARKR from the coding sequence ATGGCAGAAGAAGTTCCGACGATTAATATTGAGGAATGGAAGCCTAGGACCTTAGTAGGGAAGATGATTAAGGAAGGGAAAATAACGTCAATAAAGGAATTATATGATAGGAATCTCCCAATAACAGAGCCTGAAATAGTTGATGTATTATTACCTAAGCTAAAATATGAGGTTGTTGATATAGCTGTAGTACAAAAACAAACTGATGCTGGAGAGATATCTAGATATAAAGTACTTGTAATAATGGGAAATATGGATGGTTATGTTAGTATTGGCACCGGCAAGGCTAAGCAACTAAGAGTCGCCATTCAGAAAGCTATTAGAGACGCCAAGATGAACATAATCCCAGTAAGAAGAGGTTGTGGAAGTTGGCAGTGTACATGTGGTGAGCCTCATAGTCTACCATTTAAAGTAGTGGGAAAGGATGGTAGTGTAAGGATCGAATTATTACCAGCCCCTAAAGGGACTGGTTTAGTTGTTGGAAGTAAATTAAAGATTTTGTTAACCTATGCAGGAATAAAGGATGCCTGGTCAATTACTAAAGGGGAGACTAGGACTACTGAGAATTTTATAAGAGCTGGGTATAATGCACTTTATAATACTTATAGCTTTGTTACTATGCAAGATTGGGCGAGGAAAAGGTGA
- a CDS encoding 50S ribosomal protein L30: protein MAELLAIVRIRGWAKAPWFVNETLNLLRLKRNFNAMIYPRTSPMLGMLQKASTHITWGEITEDTLKLLLINRLRTRNGEKVSNEYLRKVLKIEDIETFSKALYEGKLYLHKLDEYFDLPLTLHPPKGGFKGSVKRPYKNKGEFGYRGKDINQLLRRMV, encoded by the coding sequence ATGGCAGAGTTATTAGCTATAGTTAGAATTAGGGGTTGGGCAAAAGCTCCGTGGTTTGTTAATGAGACTCTTAATTTATTGCGACTGAAGAGAAACTTTAATGCTATGATATATCCCAGAACTTCTCCAATGCTGGGAATGTTGCAGAAAGCATCTACCCATATAACTTGGGGAGAAATAACTGAGGATACTTTGAAGCTATTATTAATAAATAGACTTAGGACTAGGAATGGTGAAAAAGTTAGCAACGAGTACCTTAGAAAGGTGCTAAAAATAGAAGATATAGAAACTTTCTCAAAAGCCCTATATGAAGGCAAGCTGTACTTACATAAGTTGGATGAGTACTTTGATTTACCTTTAACTCTTCATCCACCTAAGGGCGGATTCAAGGGAAGTGTTAAGAGGCCCTATAAAAATAAAGGGGAATTCGGTTATAGGGGTAAAGATATAAATCAGTTGTTAAGGAGGATGGTGTGA